One window from the genome of Nicotiana tomentosiformis chromosome 5, ASM39032v3, whole genome shotgun sequence encodes:
- the LOC138893221 gene encoding uncharacterized protein — protein sequence MICNRLKQAISHIVADNQAAFVQGRSMIHNVLICHDLLRHYDRKTSARCLIKIDLKKAYDMLHPMCKQLKLTHLIFANNLMIFCKGNLASMTRVVEALNYFSEASRLISNQDKSNIFIAWVDDLTKKQLLAKLGFTQGSSPIRYLGLPLSSKKWNKLDCCQLVDKITSRIKIGFSKQLSYAGRLQVINSVLFSIYNFWSSVFILPHAVVKEVARKLLWQLLSNKEALLVKWMHGMYMKTDTNIWTHKTPTDWVMQRPHIADLIWSSGAQPKHRFFMWLGAQRRLLTKERLVKLQIQVDNMECCLCDEQITETSQHLFVECNWIKNVRASDATMARCTTARRRHSEHNE from the exons ATGATATGCAACAGATTGAAGCAGGCCATAAGCCACATTGTAGCTGACAATCAAGCTGCATTTGTTCAAGGAAGATCTATGATACATAATGTGCTTATTTGCCATGATCTTTTGAGGCATTATGATAGGAAGACATCTGCAAGGTGCCTTATAAAAATTGATCTCAAGAAggcatatgatatg CTTCATCCCATGTGCAAACAGCTAAAGCTAACTCACTTGATCTTTGCAAATAATCTTATGATCTTCTGCAAAGGTAATTTGGCATCAATGACTAGGGTGGTAGAAGCTTTAAATTACTTTAGTGAGGCATCACGATTAATTTCTAACCAGGATAAATCCAATATCTTCATTGCTTGGGTGGATGACTTGACCAAGAAGCAGTTGTTAGCAAAATTGGGTTTCACTCAAGGCTCCTCCCCAATTAGATATCTTGGACTTCCCTTGTCATCTAAGAAATGGAATAAATTGGATTGTTGTCAGCTGGTAGACAAAATAACTAGTAGGATAAAAATTGGATTCTCTAAGCAATTGTCATATGCAGGTAGATTGCAGGTGATTAATTCTGTGTTGTTCTCCATCTACAACTTCTGGAGCTCTGTATTCATTCTACCTCATGCAGTGGTAAAAGAAGTTGCCA GGAAATTACTATGGCAACTGCTTAGCAATAAAGAAGCTCTATTGGTGAAGTGGATGCATGGAATGTATATGAAAACTGATACTAACATTTGGACTCATAAGACACCAACTGATT GGGTAATGCAAAGACCGCATATAGCAGATTTGATATGGAGTAGTGGAGCACAGCCAAAACACAGGTTTTTTATGTGGCTTGGAGCTCAAAGGAGACTTCTAACAAAGGAAAGGTTGGTGAAGTTGCAGATTCAAGTAGACAACATGGAGTGTTGTTTATGTGATGAACAAATAACGGAAACCAGTCAGCATTTATTTGTAGAATGCAATTGGATAAAGAATGTTCGTGCTAGTGATGCTACGATGGCTAGGTGTACAACTGCAAGAAGGAGACATAGCGAGCACAATGAATAA
- the LOC104116184 gene encoding heterogeneous nuclear ribonucleoprotein 1-like, with the protein MEMEPGKLFVGGISWDTNEDRLKEYFQVFGDVVEAVIMKDRITGRARGFGFVVFADPSVAERVVKEKHIIDGRTVEAKKAVPRDDQHITRNNGSMQGSPGPARTKKIFVGGLASSVTESDFKNYFDQFGTITDVVVMYDHNTQRPRGFGFITYDSEEAVDKVLYKTFHELNGKMVEVKRAVPKELSPGPTRSQFGGQNYGLNRVNNLLNAYTQGYVPGSIGSYGVRMEGRYSPLTAGRNGYSSFNPAEFNMPTGIDSALNPNYGGSGTFGSNYGRGFSSFYNGNSNRYGGPVGFAPGRVGSGSMLNSVGWNLWDNESLNYGTNSANSTDFVGSGSGVAGYGTLGGLGTIWGASSISGQGGGNGSFGSGNITNSGETGGAVYGRNSGGNAVNTSPYAPAKDVHTGAFGNLYGTVGASLYEDSAWRSASPELDGSASFGYGLGNADSLGLVGGYSVANRSNKGIAA; encoded by the exons ATGGAAATGGAGCCGGGAAAATTGTTTGTTGGGGGAATTTCTTGGGACACGAATGAAGATCGTCTCAAAGAATATTTCCAAGTTTTTGGTGATGTGGTTGAAGCCGTGATCATGAAAGATCGGATCACTGGCCGTGCTCGCGGTTTCGGTTTTGTTGTTTTTGCAGACCCTTCTGTTGCCGAAAGAGTTGTCAAGGAAAAACATATAATTGATGGTAGAACT GTAGAGGCAAAGAAGGCTGTTCCGAGAGATGATCAACACATTACCAGAAACAATGGAAGCATGCAGGGCTCTCCAGGTCCTGCTCGCACTAAAAAGATTTTTGTTGGAGGCTTGGCATCCTCAGTCACCGAGAGTGACTTCAAGAATTACTTTGATCAATTTGGGACGATCACAGATGTTGTGGTGATGTATGATCACAACACACAAAGGCCTAGAGGATTTGGATTCATCACCTACGACTCCGAGGAGGCGGTTGATAAAGTTCTATACAAAACATTCCATGAACTTAACGGTAAAATGGTCGAGGTTAAGCGTGCAGTTCCCAAAGAGCTATCACCTGGTCCAACCCGAAGCCAATTTGGTGGACAGAACTATGGTTTGAACCGGGTTAACAATTTGCTTAATGCGTATACTCAAGGTTACGTTCCAGGCTCAATTGGAAGTTATGGAGTGAGAATGGAAGGTAGATACAGTCCACTTACTGCTGGTCGGAATGGATATTCTTCTTTTAATCCTGCTGAGTTTAATATGCCAACTGGCATAGACTCCGCATTGAACCCAAACTATGGTGGAAGTGGAACTTTTGGTTCTAATTATGGACGTGGATTCAGTTCTTTTTACAATGGGAATTCAAACAGGTACGGTGGTCCTGTCGGGTTTGCCCCCGGAAGGGTTGGAAGTGGTTCAATGTTGAATTCAGTAGGATGGAACCTGTGGGACAATGAGAGTCTTAATTATGGAACAAATTCCGCCAACTCTACTGATTTTGTTGGTTCTGGAAGCGGGGTTGCAGGATATGGTACTCTTGGAGGTCTCGGAACAATTTGGGGTGCCTCTTCAATTTCAGGTCAAGGTGGTGGAAATGGTTCTTTTGGCAGTGGCAACATCACTAACAGTGGTGAAACAGGTGGGGCAGTGTATGGACGAAACTCAGGCGGCAATGCTGTCAATACATCACCATATGCTCCAGCAAAAGACGTTCACACTGGGGCTTTTGGGAACTTGTATGGTACTGTAGGTGCTTCACTTTATGAGGACTCGGCCTGGCGATCAGCATCTCCAGAACTAGATGGCTCTGCTTCCTTTGGTTATGGACTTGGGAATGCAGACTCACTCGGTCTTGTTGGTGGTTATAGTGTTGCAAATAGATCAAATAAAG GAATTGCTGCCTAG
- the LOC104116186 gene encoding thymidine kinase a isoform X2, with translation MLTLSRMKSLLYPMLSRPTTAPLSFCFHFQEPIFVCRRYGVLTFRNQTTSVQTINPMNKVSSFSCSTVPNHNQIRVLHTEVSGSDSGEVHVIVGPMFAGKTTTLLKRIKSESSNGRSVAIIKSDKDTRYGLDSIVTHDGDRLPCWPLANLSSFKQRCGSEAYSKLEVIGIDEAQFFEDLYDFCTEAADHDGKIVIVAGLDGDYLRRSFGSVLDIIPIADTVTKLTSRCELCGKRASFTLRKTEETRTELIAGADVYMPVCRKHYVSGQVVKEATRSVLESQKVQCSSVL, from the exons ATGCTAACATTATCAAGAATGAAATCACTACTTTACCCAATGCTTTCAAGACCCACAACAGCTCCTTTATCTTTCTGCTTTCATTTTCAAGAACCCATTTTTGTATGCAGAAGATATGGGGTTCTTACTTTCAGAAACCAGACTACTTCTGTTCAAACAATAAACCCCATGAATAAAGTTTCTTCCTTTAGCTGTTCTACTGTGCCAAACCATAATCAAATTCGGGTCTTGCATACTGAGGTATCGGGTTCGGATTCGGGTGAGGTTCATGTGATTGTGGGTCCCATGTTTGCTGGAAAAACTACTACTCTTTTGAAGAGGATAAAGTCTGAAAGCAGCAATGGCAG AAGTGTAGCAATTATAAAGTCGGACAAGGATACAAGATATGGGTTGGATTCCATTGTGACACATGATGGGGACAGATTGCCATGCTGGCCTTTAGCTAATCTATCATCATTCAAACAGAGATGTGGTTCTGAAGCATACAGTAAG TTAGAGGTCATTGGCATTGACGAAGCTCAGTTTTTTGAGGATCTATATGATTTCTGCACAGAAGCTGCCGACCATGATGGCAAGATTGTGATAGTTGCTGGGTTGGATGGTGACTATCTAAG AAGAAGCTTTGGTTCAGTTCTCGACATAATTCCAATTGCTGATACTGTGACCAAACTAACTTCCCGATGTGAACTTTGTGGTAAACGTGCTTCTTTTACCTTGAGGAAGACAGAGGAGACGAGAACCGAGTTGATTGCAGGAGCAGATGTATATATGCCTGTGTGCCGAAAGCACTACGTGAGTGGACAAGTGGTCAAAGAGGCTACTAGAAGTGTTCTGGAGTCTCAGAAGGTTCAATGCAGCTCTGTTCTTTAA
- the LOC104116183 gene encoding ras-related protein RABA5a-like → MAFRSEEAQTEDYLFKIVLIGDSAVGKSNLLARFARDEFYPNSKSTIGVEFQTQKLDINGKEVKAQIWDTAGQERFRAVTSAYYRGAVGALLVYDISRRQTFDNISRWLNELQTHSDMNVVTILVGNKSDLKDAREVTTAEGKSLAEAQGLFFIETSALDSSNVAVAFQTVVKEIYNILSRKVIQSQELQKKDSGRLANGKTVVLQADENQEANEQAKKGWCCSS, encoded by the exons ATGGCGTTTCGTTCCGAGGAAGCACAAACGGAGGATTACCTTTTCAAGATTGTTTTGATTGGTGATTCGGCTGTTGGGAAGTCAAATTTGCTTGCTAGATTTGCTCGAGATGAATTTTATCCAAACTCAAAGTCGACAATAGGAGTAGAGTTCCAGACCCAAAAGCTGGACATAAATGGGAAGGAGGTCAAAGCGCAGATATGGGACACAGCAGGCCAAGAACGGTTTAGGGCAGTAACTTCTGCATATTACAGAGGCGCAGTTGGAGCTCTTCTGGTTTATGATATTAGTAGACGCCAAACTTTTGATAATATCAGTCGATGGCTTAATGAACTTCAGA CTCATTCTGACATGAACGTGGTTACAATACTCGTTGGCAATAAATCCGATCTCAAAGATGCACGGGAGGTTACAACAGCGGAAGGCAAATCCTTAGCGGAGGCACAAGGTCTATTCTTTATAGAAACATCAGCTTTGGATTCCTCGAATGTAGCTGTAGCTTTTCAAACAGTTGTTAAAGAGATCTATAATATTTTGAGCCGGAAGGTTATTCAATCGCAAGAACTCCAAAAAAAGGATTCTGGACGATTGGCAAATGGAAAAACTGTGGTTTTGCAGGCTGATGAAAACCAAGAAGCAAATGAACAAGCGAAGAAAGGCTGGTGTTGTTCATCATAA
- the LOC104116186 gene encoding pentatricopeptide repeat-containing protein At4g16470 isoform X1, whose amino-acid sequence MLTLSRMKSLLYPMLSRPTTAPLSFCFHFQEPIFVCRRYGVLTFRNQTTSVQTINPMNKVSSFSCSTVPNHNQIRVLHTEVSGSDSGEVHVIVGPMFAGKTTTLLKRIKSESSNGSFQANGVKNSLYLDETIKGLCFSGRVAEAVGILCRSGVQVEAETYSLVLQECIFRQAYKKGKRVHWQMIIVGFVPNEYLTIKLLILYAKAGDLDTAHIIFDKLQFKCLVSWNAMIAGYVQKDMEEIGMSLYHNMKQRGVLPDQYTFASVFRACASLAVLEQGKQAHALLIKSQISGNIVVNSALMDMYFKCSCPSDGYLVFSKSLERNVITWTALISGYGQNGRIKDVLESFHRMIDEGFRPNHITFLAVLSACSHGGLVDRGKEYFSLMMRDYGLRPRGKHYAAIVDLLGRAGRLQEAHEFVKNSRCGEHPVLWGALLGACKIHGDIEMVKLAARNFFDLEPENAGKYVVLSNAYASFGLWNNVAEVRRLMKDSGVKKEPGYSMIEVQRQTHFFYMEHNAHEQTDEIYKLVKNMAVVLKDAGDVPDLLS is encoded by the exons ATGCTAACATTATCAAGAATGAAATCACTACTTTACCCAATGCTTTCAAGACCCACAACAGCTCCTTTATCTTTCTGCTTTCATTTTCAAGAACCCATTTTTGTATGCAGAAGATATGGGGTTCTTACTTTCAGAAACCAGACTACTTCTGTTCAAACAATAAACCCCATGAATAAAGTTTCTTCCTTTAGCTGTTCTACTGTGCCAAACCATAATCAAATTCGGGTCTTGCATACTGAGGTATCGGGTTCGGATTCGGGTGAGGTTCATGTGATTGTGGGTCCCATGTTTGCTGGAAAAACTACTACTCTTTTGAAGAGGATAAAGTCTGAAAGCAGCAATGGCAG TTTTCAGGCCAATGGTGTAAAGAACTCCCTCTATTTGGATGAGACAATAAAAGGTCTCTGTTTCTCAGGAAGGGTGGCTGAAGCAGTTGGAATATTGTGCCGCTCTGGTGTACAGGTTGAGGCAGAAACTTATTCCCTTGTTTTACAAGAGTGCATTTTCCGGCAAGcgtataagaaagggaaaagagTCCATTGGCAAATGATTATTGTCGGCTTTGTTCCAAATGAATATCTGACTATTAAGTTGTTAATTTTGTATGCAAAAGCAGGAGACTTGGATACCGCACACATTATATTTGATAAGTTGCAATTCAAATGCCTGGTTTCATGGAATGCTATGATTGCAGGATACGTGCAGAAGGATATGGAGGAAATAGGGATGAGTCTCTACCATAACATGAAACAAAGAGGTGTACTTCCAGATCAGTATACATTTGCATCAGTCTTTAGAGCCTGTGCCTCTTTAGCAGTCCTGGAGCAGGGCAAGCAAGCACATGCGCTGTTGATTAAAAGCCAAATTAGTGGAAATATTGTAGTTAATAGTGCACTTATGGACATGTATTTCAAGTGTAGTTGTCCATCTGATGGCTATCTTGTGTTTAGTAAGTCCTTGGAAAGAAATGTGATAACATGGACTGCTTTGATATCTGGGTATGGACAAAATGGGAGAATAAAAGATGTTCTGGAATCATTTCATAGGATGATAGATGAAGGATTTAGGCCAAACCATATTACATTTCTTGCTGTTCTTTCTGCTTGTAGCCATGGGGGTTTGGTAGATAGAGGTAAGGAGTATTTTTCATTGATGATGAGAGATTATGGGCTTCGACCAAGAGGAAAACACTATGCAGCTATTGTGGATCTTCTAGGCCGTGCTGGAAGATTGCAAGAGGCTCATGAGTTTGTCAAAAACTCGCGTTGTGGGGAGCACCCGGTATTATGGGGCGCCTTACTTGGGGCTTGTAAGATTCATGGAGATATCGAGATGGTAAAACTTGCTGCTAGAAATTTCTTTGACTTGGAACCTGAGAATGCAGGCAAATATGTTGTCTTGTCTAATGCTTATGCTTCTTTTGGTTTGTGGAACAATGTTGCGGAGGTAAGGAGACTGATGAAGGACTCGGGGGTGAAAAAGGAGCCTGGTTATAGCATGATTGAGGTACAAAGACAAACACATTTCTTCTATATGGAGCATAATGCTCATGAACAGACTGATGAGATATATAAATTGGTCAAAAATATGGCAGTTGTCCTAAAAGATGCTGGTGATGTTCCAGATTTACTGAGTTAA